In a genomic window of Sarcophilus harrisii chromosome 4, mSarHar1.11, whole genome shotgun sequence:
- the GJA10 gene encoding LOW QUALITY PROTEIN: gap junction alpha-10 protein (The sequence of the model RefSeq protein was modified relative to this genomic sequence to represent the inferred CDS: inserted 2 bases in 1 codon; substituted 1 base at 1 genomic stop codon) codes for MGDWNLLGSILEEVHFHSTLVGKIWLTILFIFRMLVLGVAAEDVWDDEQSAFTCNTRQPGCRNICYDGAFPISLIRYWVLQVIFVSSPSLVYMGHALYRLRAFEKEKQRKKVQLRAQLEEPELDQEEYQRIERELRSLEEQRKVHKAPLKGCLLRTYILHILIRSVLEVGFMIGQYILYGFQMHPLYKCNQFPCPNLVDCFVSRPREKTIFMLFMYSIAAISLFFNILEIFHLGIRKIMKALYGGSSRDTERELCHLNRNSVMQPCVTHSLLHENIALLQPVQPIWPEQQQVIGIDNTEHKPAWQPNQHNQSEGAFPLGKKNWSRRDQHHRMLQFSSVCPQDLDCCVQYFQQCKHQYQGQHPQSSFSRGGILSRPQLCNLANCPSCTLHPGEQSQSLWNPTRTSIDLTTHCKTSKDSMXECFDSAERGSYLGSCKASFLSRASESSDSRHSHVSDVQHXGDDSASSFPSLPSDTGRRMSMASKDQKAPACVRYILLV; via the exons ATGGGAGACTGGAACTTGTTGGGCAGCATTCTGGAGGAAGTCCACTTTCATTCAACCCTAGTGGGGAAAATCTGGTTGACAATCCTGTTCATTTTTCGGATGCTGGTGCTTGGAGTGGCAGCAGAGGATGTCTGGGATGATGAACAGTCAGCATTTACCTGTAACACCCGACAGCCTGGCTGCCGCAACATCTGCTATGATGGTGCTTTCCCCATTTCTTTGATCAGGTACTGGGTTTTACAGGTCATCTTTGTATCTTCTCCCTCTCTGGTATACATGGGCCATGCACTTTATAGACTCAGGGCCTTTGAAAAGGAGAAGCAGAGGAAGAAAGTACAACTTCGAGCCCAGCTGGAGGAACCTGAGCTTGACCAGGAGGAGTACCAAAGAATAGAGAGGGAACTGAGGAGTTTAGAGGAACAGAGGAAGGTACACAAGGCACCCCTTAAAGGATGCTTGCTGCGTACTTATATTCTGCATATTTTGATCAGATCTGTTTTGGAAGTAGGGTTCATGATAGGGCAGTATATTCTCTATGGGTTCCAAATGCACCCCCTTTACAAATGTAATCAATTTCCTTGTCCCAATTTAGTGGACTGCTTTGTGTCAAGGCCCAGAGAGAAAACCATTTTCATGTTGTTTATGTACAGCATAGCAGCTATCTCCTTGTTCTTTaacattttggaaatatttcacttgggaatcaggaaaatcatGAAGGCATTATATGGAGGGTCCAGCAGGGATACTGAAAGGGAACTGTGCCACTTAAATAGAAATTCAGTGATGCAGCCCTGTGTAACTCATTCTTTATTGCATGAGAACATTGCTTTGTTGCAGCCTGTTCAACCCATCTGGCCAGAGCAGCAGCAAGTAATTGGGATTGATAATACAGAGCATAAACCAGCCTGGCAACCCAATCAGCACAACCAGTCTGAGGGAGCCTTTCCACTTGGCAAAAAGAACTGGTCCAGGAGGGATCAGCATCACAGAATGCTGCAATTCAGCTCTGTTTGTCCCCAGGACCTTGATTGTTGTGTCCAATACTTTCAACAGTGCAAACATCAGTACCAAGGACAGCACCCACAATCTTCCTTCAGCAGGGGGGGCATTCTTTCCAGACCACAGCTATGCAACCTTGCAAATTGCCCTTCCTGCACATTACATCCTGGAGAACAATCCCAGAGTCTTTGGAACCCAACAAGAACATCAATAGATCTGACTACTCACTGCAAGACTAGTAAGGATAGCAT AGAGTGTTTTGACTCAGCGGAGAGAGGGTCTTATCTAGGTAGCTGCAAAGCCAGTTTCCTATCCAGAGCTTCAGAAAGCTCTGATTCCAGGCATAGCCATGTCTCTGATGTTCAGCATTAGGGAGATGACAGTGCCTCCAGTTTTCCATCTCTACCTTCAGACACTGGGCGCAGAATGTCAATGGCAAGTAAAGACCAGAAGGCCCCTGCTTGTGTAAGGTATATCCTGCTTGTGTAG